tagctcacagtcacacaacggtggagttagaacatgttgtgtggagagttcccccaaaactcaaccattgagtggagttttcacattgcgttgactaacgtgttgtctgagccATAGACTCATcttcaggaggccggcgggtggACGTCCTTGCCCTCTGGGCGTGGCTGACTTGGGTAGCTGTTAGTCTAAGGTTGACCGGTGTAAAAAGAAACTAGCTTTCCATCTCTTGCACCTAGGAACATCCATTACCCTCCAGAGACTTCGAGCATCATGTTGATGGCCAGGATGGTGGCTACCGTCAAGCAGGTGCGTGTTTGGGCTGCCGTTACTAACCCTATGACTAACCCTAGTCATGGAGCGGTGGAGAGAGGAGGACCTGCCAAGAGTCTTAGCCTGCTGTAAGTCGAGGTAGCGGCCATGAccgtagatcagggatggggaacccccAGCCTACGGCCCACTTGCGGCCCACGGGGGTTCCTCGATGCAGTCTGCCAACTTCTCTCCCAGATCCCATCCTCTCTCCAAACACAAGTCAATGCAACCAGGCTCTGTTTGTGGATGTTCTTCAAGGGGCCAGAATGGCCTGTAAGTTCCCTGTTGAccagccctgcagatgtgttggagaaCAACTCCTGTCATCTGTAGCCAGCTTGGCCGTGGCTTCTGTaaaagctttcatagaatcataggatcatagaatagtagagttggaaggggcctataaggccatcgagtccaaccccctgctcaatgcagggatccaccttaaagcatccctgacagatgcttgtccagctgcctcttgaaggcctctagtgtgggagagcccaccacctccctaggtaactggttccattgtcgtactgctctaacagtcaggaagtttttcctgatgtccagccggaatctggcttcctgtaacttcagcccgttattccgtgtcctgcactctgggaggatggagaagggaGTGGGAGAGGCCCCCACCAGTGCTGCAGGGGACTGGATGAGGAGGGCTTTTGGGCCCGGTGTGGCCGTGGACCAGAAGCCCCAAATCCCTGCTGTAAGGCATATCCTCAGTGTCAAGAACGGATCCGCTGCCATGTGGTGGTGTGTAGAGAAGACCCCTTAAAGGTGCAGGCCGACCTCTTGGGCGCATCCAGTGCTGCTACTTCCCTTGTGCTCGAGGGAACCCACCACGGGCGCAacgtggaatgtgtggctctaAAAGCCGGCCCTTCTGCACGCTCCGCGTATCTGCCTTCTTCCGGAAACGAGCACTTCTGCTCACTTCGGATTGCCGCGGTGACCCCAGGGTTCCTGTTCCGTTAGCGGCCGGCCCTGCTGCTTGCCAAGACCTGCATAGAAAGGAGGATTCTCTGAGGGCCGCTGTCACACCCGGTGCGTAGAAGACGGCGGCTCTTGTGGGTTAGACAAGATGAAAACTGATTTCTCTGTCCTATTCTTAAAAGCCAGTAAATCTCTTTTTTCAGTCCAGCGAGCGGTTTTTCAGTCCTGCGGTTACTATTACTGGGCCTTTGTGCCTGGAAGAGCTTGTGCGCGTGTCCGTCTGTCCGCCCGTCCGTCTGTTTGCTCGTCCCCCGCAGCCATACTTCCAACCTGCCTCTCCTGCGTAAAGAGAGGGGAaggccctttatttttttattttttgatggttttgctttctcccaggcTAAAGACAAAGACTGGTGGATCAAGCTCTTTTCTCAGTTCTGCAGTAAAACCGCCAACGAGGAAGAGGAAATTGTCCACAAACTCCTGGGAGACAAGTTTAAGGTCAGCGTGCCCATGGGAACAAGTGAGCCCGGACCTTCGAAAAGGAGGGACTGTGGGtgatgtgtgggtttttttatctGGTGGGCCTGCGTCGTGTTTCCGCTGCAGCTGATAATCCAGTCTGCATCTTCTTCAACTCAGAAAATCTCTCTGCAGCTACAGTGGCAAGAAAGATACGGGCAGCACCTTGTAAAATCTTAAAAGGGTGGTGGGCGAAACTCTTCCTCCAGAGtgttaggggtgggtgggagtagcGGGGTTGAGCGAAGGCCTTCAGTGGGGAGCTcatgattatagaatcatagaatagtagagttggaagggcctctaaggccacctagtccaaccccctgctcaatgcaggaatccaccctaaagcatccctgacagatagttgtccaactgcctcttgaaggcctccggtGTGAGAGAACCCACAACCGCCccacgtaactggttccattgtcgtactgctctaacagtcaggacgtttttcctgatatccagctggaatctggcttcctgtcacttgagcccgttattccgtgtcctgcactctgggaggatggagaagagatcctggccctcctctgtgtgacaacctttcaagtatttgaagagtgctatcatgtctcccctcaatcttctcttgtccaggctaaacatgcccagttgtttcaatctctcttcatagggctccaATGtgctggatttattttatttttttaaacaagtttgtgcacaatggaatcagttacctagagaggttgtgggctctcccacactagaggtcttcaagaggcagcctgtcaggtatgctttagggtggattccttcatggagcagggggttggactcgatggccttgtaggccccttccaactctgctattctatgattctatgaataacccCAAAGAGTGCTAATTTGCATAATTCAGGACGGTCCCCaaatccttcttttttttttctgcgCATGCAATCTGGTCTCTTTTGGTGCAGAATTTTCTGGGTTTCGTTTATTCCTAACACTAGAACCGTGCAGAATGTTGGCGCCTTGTGTGACGCATGGCTTGGGATCCGATCCGAATCTGGCATGCTCCAGTGTGACCAAGAAACCAAGCTCTGGGTGGGGTTACACAGATACATGCGTGCTTGatcctttaaagcagccttcctcaacctggggcgctccagatgtgttggactgcatctcccagaattctgggagatgcagtccaacacatctggagcgccccaggttgaggaaggctgctttaaaggtaTAATTTCCAGGGGTAGGGGGATAATTTactttattcccccacccacccattgtcTGTAAAAGCACCTTGCTATTTTCTCTCATATAAGTGAACGGCTGGCATGTCCTTCTCTGGGGAACTAATGCACTCCATTATGGGATGTTTCCTGCAGGGCCAGCTCGAAGTCTTGCGTGTGCTGTTCATGGAAGCCCTTTACGACGACCATCTTGGCAGGGTGAGCCCGGCATTTCTGGCTGCTTTCCTGTTGTCCGTAGGGGTGTAGTAGATCGATACTACTGCCTTATAAcggtagagccagtgtggtgtagtggctagagtgttggactgggggtcgggagatccgggttcttaggccccactcagccatggaaacccactgggtgactttgggccagtcacagactctcagccaacctacctctcagggttgttgttgtgaggatatcatggagaggaggattatgtatgccttttccttgaaagaaaaaaggtgggatataaatacaataataataaaatataaaattgaagcacactgaaaactgttggggcccaggacacatgccatgcgctgttttcaaaccgctttcaaagtgcttggtgtagttctggcccagaGCAATCAGGGGTGTGCAGCGTCTTTCAGTCAAGGCCCAAATTCCCTTTTAGAGAGACTGGGGGAGGTgggcattccagcagtgggtttACAAGAGATGGAACGCTGGTCTGACTTGATATCAGCCAGGCCCTAAAATCCTTGACTCCATCCCTTGTGAACCCAGGTGTTCTGAGGCCCAGAATTCAAGGCCAGGACTGGGCACTGGGTCCAAGTACTGAAAGCTGCAGCCCTGCGTTTCTCTCTCCTTGTCTTTCCGAAAcatttgcaaaccgcccagacagcttcggctattgagcggtataaaaatgcaataaataaataataaaaatgaggaggaagagaagaagaagaagaagaagaagaagggcagaGTGTTGCGTGATGCCACTGTGTTGCAGGTTTTCCTGGCTTGTTGacataaaaattagggctgtgctccgcttctcctcggaccggagaagcagaagcggatcgggggagcagtggagcggatcgaggtgaaggcggatccttcgcctcgatccagagctccgcaaaaaaggtaaggggggtttacttggccctgtcgCCGCCACCtatgtggcgatggcagcagagccaggtaagggggcagggggtcacCTGGCCCATCATGGCCTgttgctggcttcactagagcccgcggctcaacctggaagcgTAGGCCACAAGCGGGGcttacagttcctggttgagccgtgggctctagtgaagctggcgacaggccgggatggacgcaggtaagggggaggagggaggggggccttacctggcgctaccCCCCAccgctgtggagctctgattcggagccggagctccgcagcggagtggagcggaccctaggcagatcgaggcggggcccgtgcacagccctaataaaaatggcTCCAGCAGGCGCTGGAAACAAGGCTGGCACCTGCCGGATATCCAAGGGTGGGGAGTTCCTCGgagagggagccaccacactgaaggctcttctccaggcgGATTCCAGCCAGGCCGCAGGTCCATGCCAGGACCACTGGAAGCACCTCACCTGATGACCCCAGTGGCCGCAttcttctgcgtgcaaagcacaTCCTCTCAAAAGGGATCCACTCCATAGAAAAGGAAGCTTAGCCTGAGGTCGACAATTTCAACCGCTGCTCTGTGGAACCCACAATTTCTAAATAAGGCAAGGGGAGGGGAACCCCCCCCAACCGAAATCTCAAGCCAGAAGAAAAGGGGCCACAAAAGGCGTAACACAGTCAATTGCAAAGCTAACAGGCCTAGTGCAAATCAGTTATTCTAAAGTATGCATGAACATCACACTGTCTCAGATTTAGCCATGATACATGTGGTCACGTTCAGTGAATAAAATCAACACAGGTCGAAGTTCGCCTACATGGCAATACAATGGACCACATTTTTCGTTGTTAAATCTCAAACAGCGTGATGCGcagggcagtgtggtgtagtggctagcgcgttggactgggagtcaggaggtccgggttctagtccccgctcggccattggaaacccactgggtgactttgggccagtcacagactctcagcccagccaacctcacagggttgttgttctgaggataacatggagaggaggaggattctgtacgctgccttgggttccttaaggagggaaaaagtgagataaaatgggattttacATTGTaaacctctaggcagggtatcgctgttttatttgtatattttgtacagcaccaagtacattgttggtgctatataaataaataaatagtaatattaataagatagaaatgtgataaataaataaaataaatgctttagAACAATTCTTGAGAGCTTTATTGTTACACTTTGATTTGCACTAGCACTATTAGCGTTGCAGTTGGCTAGTTTATACCTTTTGTGGTTCTTTTGTTCTGGCTTGAGAACCCACAATTTCTGCCACTCTTAATGATtggattagagcagccttcctcaacctggggcgctccagatgtgttggactgcaactcccagaatgccccagccggctggggcattctgggagttgcagtccaacacatctggagcgccccaggttgaggaaggctggattagagtcTGGAGCCCTGGCTCTCACACGCGCACCCTTCTGCAACTCGGAGGGGAGAACGGGCAAGCCGGGCGGGTGTGCCCTGACCTTCTCTTTGTCTTCGTTGTCTCTCCCTGGCAGTGGTTTTCACCCGAAGGCTTCCGGTCGCTGTTCGCCCTGGTCGGTACCAATGGCCAAGGCATAGGCACAAGGTACGAAGGGGGCCTTTCGCCTCTCCGGAGCTGTACGGCTTCCCGGGGCTGCTCGATACTTCGATTGAGGGTTTGTGGGCCTGGGAAAAGTGAAGGGGGCGGTGCCGAGCCACGTGGAGGAAGCTGGGGGGCACAGCTGCGCAGGCCAAGCATTATGGGATGtgtgatttgggggggggttcttttTGTCTTCTCAGTTCCCTGAGCCAATGGGTGCACGGCTGCGACGCCTTGGAGCTCCCAGCTCAGGAGCGAGAGCAGCTGGACGCCTTCATCGACCAGCTCTACAAGGACATCGAGAAAGGTGGGTGGGGCGGAGTTGCGTGGGCCGCTGGTGAAGCCTGCCGGGGCAGCAGgcccttaaggcagccttccctaagctgCCTCCCTCTCGGtgtgtcggactacaattcccatcacccctggccAGAACGGCCATGCCGGTTAGGGGTGGCGGATGTTGAAGTTGAATTGCGACCCCATCTCAGCAGACAAGGTGTGGTGGGAGAGGTTTGTagacgtgtgtgtgcatgtgtgtgtgcggcCACCGACCTGCTGCCTGGCCTTGCACGTGGCCCTCGTGGTCTGAAAAGTTGCCCAGGCGTGAGCTATAGACCGCTCCTCTTCCATCCCCTTTCCAAGTCGCCCCACCACAACTTGAGAGAGTGGACCCCATTGGGGTTACTCGCGGACTGGGTCAAGGAATCCTTTCTCCTGGCGGTCCTGCCCAGTTTCCTTGGACAGCTCCGAGGCCCCGCCTTCACGGGAGGTGGGGGGCAGGTCTCTCTGTTGACCCACCTTGCGTCACTCCTGTTTTGAGGACGCCTTTTTGGAAGGAGGAGAATTGTCCAGAAGCCCACATGGCCTctgtcactctctttctctcgttTACTTTGATTTAGAGACGGGGGAGTTCCTGAATTGCGAAGGCTCGGGTCTCTACATGCTGCAGAGTTGTTGTAAGTAAGCCGGGAAGCAATGAACCTATCCAGCATGCTTCCCACCACCTCACCCCCAGCCTTTTTTGTGGCAGGGGCCACCACTGTTGTCGAAGACGTGGCCATTTTTCTTGAAAACGCAGCAGGCAGGGAGAGCGCAACCTCGCTTTTTGTCGCCACTGTGAccgttgaatcatagaatcatagaatagcagagttggaaggggcctctaaggccatcgagtccaaccccctgctcaatgcaggaatccaccctaaagcatccctgacagatgcttgtccagctgcctcttgaaggcctctagtgtgggagagcccacaacctccctaggtcactggttccactgttgtactgctctaacagtcaggaagtttttcctgatgtccagctggaatctggcttcctttaacttgagcccattattccgtgtcctgcactctgggaggatcaaggagaGGTCCAGCTGCTtggtggcagtggggggggggcacagggacACCCCCTGGTACggtccacagagagagagagcagtgtgGCCCTCCCAGACCCcagaagttgcccagccctgtcttAGCAGCAAATGATCACACAGGGCTCGCGCCTTGAACCTGAGCGTAACTCTGCTCCCTTATTGTTGCAGGTAACCACAGCTGCATTCCCAATGCTGAGGCCTCGTTCCCAGATAACAATTTTCTCCTGCACCTGACGGCCTTGGAAGACATCAGGCCGGGAGAGGTGAGAGGACTCTTTTGGTGGGCTCCCGAAAGGGAATTCTGCACTAGCCAAAGGCTTGGACCCGATACAAAAACTGTTCATGCGATGTGTCTCTCTGGGCAGTGTTTTTCTCCACTGCATTGCAGTGCCTTCccgctttctctctccctctcttttttcgggtgggtgggttgaaatcACGTGGAAAAAACACCCAGAACATAAGGAGATGCTTCTGCAAACAGCAGGAGCCGTTTTTGTATAtagctgctttccccaacctgttgccctttccgatattattattattgttattattgttattaaaattattgttatttttcaCGCGTGGCGGTTTTTCGAGATGGagatgacgggctttgccaagtcatgctctcttttacagattcaggaatatcctaacaattgagcatgttttaattatgactgcttcctggggatgtattttggtaggcccagtttctgaaggttttcggtatagtttttttgatgtgatgccagcgACTGAcgtgactaacggaataactgTGACcctttcttgttgccatagttctttgacttacATGGCTAGCGGTGTatatttttgtttctcttttccctttcatcatcattatcatattattattattattattattattattattattattattatatttatttgtatcctgccttttgcccaatgctgggcctcaaggtggccttacaaagtttaaaatatacattggggcggaaaacaacaacaaacacaaacatttaaaatacacaacaaaattataagacattaacatagatggaggaccagattattctccaaaggcctgcttgaacaaacaagttttcgcctgcttccgaaagcccatcaaggagggagccagcctagcttccccgggaagagagttccagagcaccagagcagccaccaagaagcccccctcccatgttcccaccaagcgcgcctgtgaagatggtgggactgaaagaagggcttctccagaagatctcaaagcacgggcaggctcataagggagaagacagtccttcaaataacctggacccaagccatataggcaGTACATAATAGTCACCAGAGTATATCATATCTTTGGAAGGAAGTCATTTGGGAAAGGAGGTACTCAAAACGTGGATATGGGAGTCAATTCAGGAAATAGAGCACAGTATATTGAATTTATTCTGGCATCTATTTTCCtcttaaaatatgaaaataatctTGTGTGATTTAAATATGCTATCGTAATTGACTTCACTGAAATCCAATATTAGGTTACAAAGAGTTATTCTCACTCTTATTGAtattaagatattattattaatattattatgatGACGATGATATTATTGagatattattgcatttatatcccaccttcttcctccaacgaacccaacgcgacatacataatcctcctcctcctctccgttttatcctcacaacaacaaccctgtgaggtaggctgggctgagagtctgtgactggtccaaagtcacccagtgggtttccatggccaagtggggactagaacccagatctcccgactcccagtccaacactagccactgcaccacactggtgcGGGAATTCAGCTCCTGGCTGGCAGCTGtggtccaacatctggaggccaccaggatggggaaggctactATATATTATATTCCCGAATTACTGGGCTAACCTCCTGGTGGCCTTATAGCCAGAAGAAGAGGTCAGGTCTGCACCTGCGTAGCTCCGGCAATGCAACAGCATCTGGTTCTCTCTGACCCAaatatacttggctcagcaatactacaaacgagaaggatcttggaattgttgtagattgcaagctgaatatgagccaacagtgcgatatggctgcaagaaaggccaatgctattttgggctgcattaatagaagtatagcttccaaatcacgggaggtcctggttcctctctattcggccctggctaggcctcatctagagtattgcgtccagttctgggctccacaattcaagaaggacacagacaagctggagcatgttcagaggaggacaaccaggatgatcaggggtctggaaacaaagccctatgaagagagactgaaagaactgggcatgtttagcctggagaagagaagattgaggggagacatgagagcactcttcagatacttaaagggttgtcacacagaggagggccaggagctcttctcgatcctcccagagtgcaggacacagaataacgagctCTGTGTTaaaggaagttaaaggaagccagattccagctggacatcaggaaaaacttcctgactgttagagcagtacgacaatggaatcagttacctagggaggtggtgggctctcccaccctagaggccttcaagaggcagctggacaaccatctgtcagggatgctttagggtggattcctgcattgagcagggggttggactcgatggccttgtaggccccttccaactctgctattctatgattccatgacccCACTCTGGCCTCCCAGCATGTGCTGTCTCAAGGACCCTCCATGCTGCCGAAATTTCATAGTGAACTCGTGAACTTACCAAGGTGCCGTATTCCAAGACAGATCATGCATCCAGATAGTTCCCAAGTGGGGAGGAATCCGTGGCTCTCAAGACGATGTTGTACTAgtgtgtggcatagtggctaaattattattattattattatttatttatatagcaccatcaatgtacatggtgctgtacagagtaaaaagtGTCGGACCAGGAGTTGggcgatccaggttctagtccccactcggccatggaaacccactgggtgacgttggaccggtcacagactctcagcccaacctacctcacagggttgttgttgtgaggataaaacggagaggaggagaattatgtatgccaccttgagttccttggaggaagaagacgatatataaatgcaattaataataataataataataataataataataataataataataataataataatatagcttcCATAagccctgaccattgggcatgctggctggggatgtggGAATTGTTTCTCAACATGCCAGGTTGGGGACGTCTGGTTTGCTGCTTACTTTTCTGAGcgtcttaattaattaatttattaatgtaGTAAaacatttgtttgttgtttattcgttcagtcgcttctgactctttgtgacttcatgggcatttgtatccctccctatatcactaggatatCAGGGCAGCGTACAGTTAAAATCAGACAAACGATAAATCTACAATAAATATATCTTGTGCAGCCCATGAATAGAAAAACTATAAACAAGGAATTGGGTTCCCGTTAAAatcagggaggtggtgggcagggctcccccccccccgtcagttGCATGGTATCAGCTGCAGAATTGGCGTGACGTGTTGACGTTGCTGGTCACCTGAGGCCCAGGTCAGAGGTCATATTATCGTTTCCAGGGGAGCTTTTGGGTCTGTCCCTGTTGagaagtgtgtctgtgtgtcggGGCAGGGAAACATGTTGTAACTGATACGGGACGTGGACATGTGTGCATTTGTGAGTGTGACGGAGAGATTGCTCCTGTTtaacagctttaaccatggtggttaggccagaaagccaggccgtgttcagaagacactttaaaccatggctttaactactgtgaataaggctttttgctgtagtcactgtggttaaagccgtggcttaaggtgtcttctgaacacagcccggctttctggcttaaccaccatggttaaagccttggcttaaggtgtcttctgaacacagcctggctttctggcttaaccaccatggttaaagccatggcttaaggtgtcttctgaacggggtcagaGAGAATGAACAATTTTGCATGATGTTTTCAGCCGTATTGCTGTAAAGCATCAAGCACCCTCTCTGCTTGAGCTGACGTTGGTAGCGGGGCTGTGCCTTGAACTTACATGATTTTTTTTGTCTGATCAGGAAATCTGCATCAGCTACTTAGACTGTTGCCAACGGGAACGGAGCCGGCACAGCCGGCATAAGACACTCCGGTAAGCCAATGGGACGTGGAGGTGGGGAAATCCCATTGGTTGGCTTTGATGTCTGTGGTGCGTCTCCTTTTTAAACACTAGATCTACGCAGTTGTAGTACCACTcgtgtacatcaggggtggggaacctccggcCCGCGGGGCTCATTTGGCCCACGGCAGTTCTTCAGGCCCCATCCCGGGAGGAATCCCCGCCGTTACCTCCGATGAAGTGGGGAATTTGGCCAGGTAACCTTTGCACAGTGTAGGGAAAAAGGCAAAAGGCCGAGATGATGATGTCATTGGACGTGACCACGCCCGCTGACATCATTCTGCCCACGCAGAGCCTGGGGGGgaggaatcccccccccaattacaaTTCCACTTCCCTGATGTGCTTAGTAATACGGTAATACCTCGCGTCTCTATGGTGCTTTTGAGTGCGTCTCCCTGTTGCATTTGTTACAACAGTCCTGTAAGGTGGACTAGTTttgttatccccatattgcaggcgGCTGACAAGGGATGGCCTGGCCATTCTGATTTCATAGCTCCGTCTCctttgccaataataataataataataataataataataataataataataataataatttttatttatttattacatttttataccgcccaatagccgaagctctctgggggtttcacaaaaattaaaaccgtgaagagcataaaaacaaccaacaaatttaaaacacaaatataaaatacaatataaaaagcacaaccaggataaaaccacacagcaaaaatggatataggttaaaatatgaaattaaaacagcagagtttaaatttaaattaaattaggtgttaaaatactgagaaaataaaaaggtgttgagctggcgacggaaggagtacagtgtaggcgccaggcggacctctctggggagctcgttccacagccggggtgccacagcagagaaggccctcctcctagtcgccacctgcctcacttccttcagcaggggctcacggagaagggcccctgtggatgatcttaaggtctgggtacgTACATATGGGAGTAGGCGTTCCTCcaaatcgggcccggacctggactggcagccaatgaagttgtagaaggactggcatgatatgatctcgccggccagtccttgttagtaggcgggctgccccgttttgtaccagctgaagtttccggaccgttttcaaaggcagccccacgtataacgcattgcagttgTGTCCTTCCCCACACAACGGAGCCCTCTGCTAGCTGAGTCTGAGATTAGGGTCacaaacctaataataataataataataataataataattattattattattattattattattattcttactcgcctctccgtttggatcgaggcgggaaacaacaa
This genomic stretch from Elgaria multicarinata webbii isolate HBS135686 ecotype San Diego chromosome 10, rElgMul1.1.pri, whole genome shotgun sequence harbors:
- the SMYD5 gene encoding histone-lysine N-trimethyltransferase SMYD5, producing the protein MAAPMSDTFSFCMEAASPARRRALEVRFISSSKGKGLFATRNIQKGETIFVEKPVVSAQFLWNALYKYRACDHCLRALETAEENAQRLLGKFQALPHPEQCGIHKEQHQHCPSCQVTYCSAECRQVAWEQYHQVLCLGPSRQDPNHPLNKLQEAWRNIHYPPETSSIMLMARMVATVKQAKDKDWWIKLFSQFCSKTANEEEEIVHKLLGDKFKGQLEVLRVLFMEALYDDHLGRWFSPEGFRSLFALVGTNGQGIGTSSLSQWVHGCDALELPAQEREQLDAFIDQLYKDIEKETGEFLNCEGSGLYMLQSCCNHSCIPNAEASFPDNNFLLHLTALEDIRPGEEICISYLDCCQRERSRHSRHKTLRENYLFVCSCPKCLAQADDPDVTSEEDEEEEEEEADGEPEDAELEDEMTDV